The DNA region GCCCGCGACACCGCCACCCCGCCGCCATGACCGTACGCCACCGCTTCCGCCGCGACCAACAAGCGCCGCTGCCGCTCGTCAAGTCCTGGCGACACCGCCGCATACCGCTGCCGAATCGCTTCCACCCTATCCATACTTGACAGATCCATACTTGACAGTATCGGGCACCGCCCACCAGCCGCCGTCTCTACGCCATCGTGATGAGCCTGTTATTTCTCGGCGGATCCTAAGACCATCGACTGGCGCTTCACGACCGAGGACGCCCGCATCAAACTCGATCATCTCTACCCCGTGTTTCACGACTGATGAGCCACTAGACCGCGACCCCGGGCCGGTACCGGACCAGCCGGATCCGCCGTTCGCGCACCCGGTCGCTGGCGGCGCGGCCGGTCAGGGCGGCAAGCTCGCGGTCGCGGCCCTCGGAGAACGATGTCAGGCGCACCAGTTCGTCGTCCGGGTGGCCCGGATGTGTCATCAGCTCGGTCAGGCCGGTCGGGAGGTCGTCCAGGGCGCGCAGCAGCACGGCCTCGTCAAACCCCATGCCCATCCCGATACCGCGAAAATGGCGGGTGGACCGCAGGCCGGCTTGCCGCACCAGCACCCGAGTCAGCATGCCGAACGTCGAGATCGCGACCGTCCGCACAGCGTCGCGGGGGGCCTGTGCCAGCAGGGCTGGCGACGGGCCGCCCTCGACCGGGCTGCGTACCCAGCCGATGCCGTGCTCGCGCGCCAACGCGATCACGACCGGCGCGACCCGTGGATGGATGTGCACGTGGTGGTGCGCGTCGAGATGGTCCGGCTGAACGCCGCGCTGCAGCGCCCACTCCACCTGGAGCGTCAGCTCGCGGCGCAGCTCGTCCGTGCTGACGCGGCCGGTCGAGAGGCGTGTGAGCAGCACGCCCAGCAGGAAG from Chloroflexota bacterium includes:
- a CDS encoding ChbG/HpnK family deacetylase; amino-acid sequence: MMSRHARQLIVNADDFGISRGVNRGIVEAHRHGLVTSASLMANLPSAEDALTRATTCPDLGLGLHLTLTAGRPLSRPDQVPTLVDADGGFFLLGVLLTRLSTGRVSTDELRRELTLQVEWALQRGVQPDHLDAHHHVHIHPRVAPVVIALAREHGIGWVRSPVEGGPSPALLAQAPRDAVRTVAISTFGMLTRVLVRQAGLRSTRHFRGIGMGMGFDEAVLLRALDDLPTGLTELMTHPGHPDDELVRLTSFSEGRDRELAALTGRAASDRVRERRIRLVRYRPGVAV